The genomic window TGACTCCAACCTTCAACCGCTTGATCCAAGCTTTCAACACGTTCCAAACAACCACCGTTGAAATCAAGAAGACCTTCCAACAACACGAAGACGAAGCTGCGGCTATCTTCAAAGCCTGGCAAATCTAAGTTTCGCTATTTTTATTAGGAGGTACACTCAATGGGTGCAGATAAATTAAAATATAATCGTGCCGCGATGGAACAAGCTCAAGCAACCTTTGGCAAAGCTCACGAGCAAGTTCAAGATGTAACCCAAGAAGTCTTGTCAATTGCTAACACCATCGAAGAAGCCCTCAAAGGCGACGCTGGTAGCGAATTCGTCGATGTATTGACTGGCATGATGGCTCCATCATTGGCTAAATTGGCAGCCAAGATGACCGAAATCCAAGGCGATATCAAGAACGCTATGGCCGCAATGGATGCCGCTGACTCAGGCGCTAAAGCCACCTTCTAAATTATCATTGGCTCTTTTTTAGCTCTAATCGAGGAGTTTATCCATGAAAAGTCTCTTGATGCGCTTAGCTCGCAAAGTTTTGGAAAGCGTTCTGCAACAATTGATGCAACAATTCAATGTCATTCAAGAACAAGCTTTGGCTCCAATCAAACAAATCATCGCCACATCTGTAAGCAGCTGGGAAGGCGAAGGCGCTGAGAAGTTCCGTGAAGAGTTGACCAACTTGATGACCCCTCAGATCACCCGTATCGGGACTGGGATCACCAACTATCACAGCAACTTGAAGAAAGCCAGCGATTTGATCGACCGTGCTGATAGCACCGCCCGCAACTTGGTCAACTCAAAATTGCGCAGCATCGCTAAGTTCTACTAGTTTTGACATTGGATTCTTAAAGATAGATCTAAGGAGGCCAGTTCATGGCAGCAGCACAAATTAAGATGGTGATTCCTGAAGTGGCAAAAATTGCCAAAACCATCAATACAGTTGGGCAAGTTTTGAAGACCGTCGCTAAAGTGTTGGAAGTGCTTTCAACCACCCTCAAAGCTACCGCATTCATCGGGTTGGTTGGCGGTTATGCCGTTGCTCAATACATCGATCAATTCCGCCCTCAAATTGAAAAGATGGCTGAAAAATGTATTGAAATCACCCAAGATGTCAATACCGCAATCAAGAACTTCCAAAACCAAGACTTCAGCGCTTCAGGCCGCTTCGGCTAGTTCCATATACCAGTCATTTTACCCTGTATTTCAAACCGGTCATGCACTTGCATGGTCGGTTTGAATTTAAGCATCAAAAAAGAGCAGGGCGCAAACCCTGCTCTGAACGTACTACTTAGCCTAAATAATGTTGAGTTGGTTCAAAGTTACAAAGAAGGTAATCAAAAAGGCCACGGTCAAGAGGCTAATCACAATGATCAAGATCGTGTTGAGGCTGGGCCAACGGCTCTTCTTAGCAGTTGGAACTTCACCAAACAACTTGAGCAATTCTTGCACAACCTGAGCGGCATTCTGCGGACGATTGGCCACCTGGGTATCAACCATGCGCACCGCCAGCTCGGCAATCGCTCGCACGTCAGCAGTCCGGTTCATATTAATCCGATGGTTTTTCAAGACTGCTTGATAAACTTCTTCATCGCTTTTGAGTTTGAAGGGATAGGCAGGCACACCAACCAACATTTCATACAAAATCAGGCCCAAGCCATACACATCGGTGGCATAGCTGGGTTTTTGCAAATGTGGTTGCATAATTTCGGGCGAGGTATAAGCGGGCGGAACCATAAACGAATACCAATCATTGTTGATATTTTGTGGCGTGCTAGCAATCCCCAAGTCAAGCAAATAAACTGTTGGTACTGAAGGATTATCTTCAAAATGCACCAACAACGAATCGGGGGTGATGCCAAAATGCAACACACCTT from Chloroflexota bacterium includes these protein-coding regions:
- a CDS encoding WXG100 family type VII secretion target produces the protein MGADKLKYNRAAMEQAQATFGKAHEQVQDVTQEVLSIANTIEEALKGDAGSEFVDVLTGMMAPSLAKLAAKMTEIQGDIKNAMAAMDAADSGAKATF
- a CDS encoding protein kinase gives rise to the protein MKQVCLLCERTSFDNNLYCQEVYCQAEKSPTILGYGKWLGDIEIVRPVVVLRSSVLYEASHQKERVFLKVAHVGSENTERLKREAEFLKTVRVSNERNTFLPNWRPPYANATVSAQTEAYGRAMLGEHLFYYYLSDFFAGESLRDALTKNPQMWVNHIGWLVMRLASSVALLQSKGVLHFGITPDSLLVHFEDNPSVPTVYLLDLGIASTPQNINNDWYSFMVPPAYTSPEIMQPHLQKPSYATDVYGLGLILYEMLVGVPAYPFKLKSDEEVYQAVLKNHRINMNRTADVRAIAELAVRMVDTQVANRPQNAAQVVQELLKLFGEVPTAKKSRWPSLNTILIIVISLLTVAFLITFFVTLNQLNII